The following are encoded in a window of Planctomycetaceae bacterium genomic DNA:
- a CDS encoding HEAT repeat domain-containing protein has protein sequence MVFETSTISRSVTSPAIASRSIVSPRRPADNRVPAAERDFLPARRKHWQAIADMLKKDPSPRVRAAAATALGQSYACGAVPVLLESLDDREEAVYAAARRATIRICGVEAGFEGTDRRAQEKKYYESHWRVYGKTVRRYHEQQDKSFE, from the coding sequence CTGGTTTTCGAAACCAGCACGATCAGCCGCTCTGTCACCTCTCCTGCAATCGCAAGTCGGAGCATTGTATCCCCGCGCCGCCCCGCTGACAACCGCGTTCCCGCCGCCGAGAGGGATTTCCTCCCGGCGCGCCGCAAGCACTGGCAAGCGATCGCCGACATGCTTAAGAAAGACCCGTCGCCGCGGGTACGAGCGGCCGCCGCGACTGCGCTGGGGCAGTCTTATGCCTGCGGGGCCGTTCCGGTGCTTCTGGAGTCTCTCGACGACAGGGAGGAGGCTGTGTATGCAGCGGCTCGTCGCGCGACGATCAGGATCTGTGGCGTTGAGGCAGGCTTTGAGGGCACCGACCGTCGTGCTCAGGAAAAAAAGTACTATGAATCACACTGGAGGGTTTATGGCAAAACAGTAAGACGCTATCACGAGCAGCAAGACAAGTCCTTCGAGTGA
- a CDS encoding DDE-type integrase/transposase/recombinase: MPIRDLASRMNLEALPCVTADAATAAAVVEQLLRLYDPPLVFKSDNGSAFIVESFKQLLESWNVVHLLSPPCLPRYNGAAEAGVGCLKIHT, from the coding sequence CTGCCCATCCGGGACCTCGCCAGCCGCATGAACCTGGAGGCCCTGCCATGCGTGACAGCGGATGCAGCCACGGCCGCAGCCGTGGTCGAACAGCTCTTGCGCCTCTACGACCCTCCGCTGGTCTTTAAGTCCGACAACGGCAGCGCCTTCATCGTCGAGTCGTTCAAGCAGTTGTTGGAATCCTGGAATGTAGTTCACCTCTTGTCGCCGCCGTGCCTGCCCCGATATAATGGCGCCGCTGAGGCTGGGGTTGGATGCCTGAAGATCCACACATGA
- a CDS encoding DUF2339 domain-containing protein — protein sequence MSDQPNLASLAQVLEDLRQMRQRLYDLERQVLSIRAQAMAAPEEAAAQFKPPAPAAPLPPPILPAAVQTAPQPPQPPQVPATADVFPPLPAPAEPAPEAPVPPVLAPAIAPASDFPPRPRVTLEQRIGTRWMLMVGIAVLLVGGFLFYRYAIEHKWINPLSRCIMGVIWGLAMIVLAEWTLRKQMRYFAAAVFGGGIVWLYTTFYVASPSGLFAEFRLIGTEAAFAAMCGVTALGMVLSLRSNMVTTALISLIGAIVTPILLSTGVDRQLALMTYLIVINAGFLALALYKRWPWLAPIALAGTVALVTGWTAKFYDGGQLASQSVLAWVLAAEFAAFLVVAALRDRADSSLLNVLLPLVCAIMLVNLWALCGQAASVHWFAIGTLAVLGGAMAWARWREVPELAPTAVIILGISYWLWAMWHPQAGIASLCVYGWLIVLAALAESLLQREGVSPTVIMASGTITVLGWLMLAGQSSDLGPSLLAMQLLALDAVMLTLCRARRWHGATLAPLGWTVVAVTAGAAMLHWPMWHTITWMWVFMGLFVLESVLERSSVRGLVNPAKFAVAGAAMAAGLVALDSGLTDAIFLGHVLALAVVVMALCWVLKMHALRLGVLGWTAAAMGLYWLDQHVGVAPPVETTASLNVLWSTFIWILFAMFIADVLLRAALKRCGDEAIECLQSLAAMALMFTFTYLLIEGQYHAWMGLYAAGLTAFCAALTIMLRRLWNSALMGQVFLAQALVLAALAIPIQFDGSLVTVGWAAEALVAMVLASRLRVSMIMLMSLAVLALAVIHYAALDFVGDGDLNTVLFSVTTTPLSLRLLLGVGLAGVIFGCSALLGREVRPGDSGSAAALALTLAVTGVILFDIVTALTIPVLSATCWWLALAAALTALAVWKNYQRLAVIGALALAAVAAKWACCDTLARRLSEGADVGGMFLLNTQLLLGLATAAAVALLWHIRRRDWSWLGAVVTAANLLGALLVAWAGCFEVDRWLAAGGGTEFLWSQEIMGWSLWLAAWSTMLIVLGFAFKRAEVRYLALGMLLLAVVTILVRILKDADTIWQILSFMGMGILLVAGAWIYSIKFRHAQLQEAERN from the coding sequence ATGAGCGACCAGCCCAATCTTGCGTCACTGGCGCAGGTTCTGGAAGACCTCCGCCAGATGCGGCAGAGGCTCTACGACCTGGAGCGACAGGTGCTGTCGATCCGCGCCCAGGCGATGGCCGCGCCCGAAGAGGCGGCTGCACAGTTCAAGCCCCCCGCTCCCGCTGCGCCGCTTCCGCCGCCGATCCTGCCTGCGGCGGTGCAGACCGCGCCCCAGCCGCCTCAGCCGCCCCAGGTGCCTGCGACCGCGGATGTCTTTCCGCCCCTGCCGGCGCCCGCCGAGCCTGCGCCGGAAGCTCCCGTCCCGCCCGTGCTCGCGCCTGCGATCGCGCCGGCCAGCGATTTTCCGCCGCGTCCCCGCGTCACGCTCGAGCAGCGTATCGGCACGCGATGGATGCTCATGGTCGGAATCGCCGTGCTGCTGGTGGGCGGGTTCCTGTTCTATCGCTACGCCATCGAGCACAAATGGATCAACCCCCTCTCGCGGTGCATCATGGGCGTGATCTGGGGACTGGCCATGATCGTCCTGGCCGAATGGACACTGCGAAAGCAGATGCGATACTTTGCCGCCGCCGTCTTTGGGGGCGGGATCGTCTGGCTTTATACAACGTTTTACGTGGCCTCGCCCAGCGGTCTGTTCGCAGAGTTTCGCCTGATCGGGACGGAGGCGGCCTTCGCGGCGATGTGCGGCGTAACGGCCCTGGGGATGGTCCTGTCCCTTCGAAGCAACATGGTGACGACTGCCTTGATCTCGCTGATCGGCGCCATCGTCACGCCGATCCTGCTCAGCACGGGCGTCGACCGGCAACTGGCGCTGATGACGTACCTGATCGTCATCAACGCCGGTTTCCTGGCGTTGGCGCTGTACAAGCGGTGGCCGTGGCTGGCGCCGATCGCGCTGGCCGGCACGGTTGCCCTGGTAACCGGTTGGACCGCGAAGTTCTACGACGGCGGGCAACTTGCCAGCCAGTCGGTCCTGGCGTGGGTGCTGGCGGCTGAGTTCGCGGCGTTCCTGGTGGTCGCGGCCTTGCGCGACCGGGCGGATTCGTCGCTCCTGAACGTCCTGCTGCCGCTGGTCTGCGCGATCATGCTGGTCAATCTCTGGGCGCTGTGCGGCCAGGCGGCGTCGGTACACTGGTTCGCCATCGGGACGCTGGCGGTGCTGGGCGGGGCAATGGCGTGGGCGCGGTGGCGCGAAGTGCCGGAACTTGCCCCGACGGCGGTGATTATTCTGGGCATCTCATATTGGCTGTGGGCGATGTGGCACCCTCAAGCCGGCATCGCGAGCCTGTGCGTCTATGGATGGCTGATCGTGCTGGCGGCGCTGGCAGAGTCGCTGCTGCAGCGCGAGGGCGTCTCGCCGACAGTGATAATGGCCTCCGGGACCATCACCGTCCTGGGGTGGCTGATGCTCGCCGGCCAAAGCAGCGATCTTGGCCCGAGCCTGCTGGCAATGCAGTTGCTCGCCCTCGACGCGGTGATGCTGACGCTCTGCCGCGCGCGGCGATGGCATGGCGCCACGCTGGCCCCGCTGGGCTGGACCGTCGTGGCCGTCACGGCGGGCGCAGCGATGCTGCACTGGCCGATGTGGCACACCATTACCTGGATGTGGGTCTTCATGGGCCTGTTCGTTCTGGAGAGCGTGCTCGAACGCTCCAGCGTGCGAGGCCTCGTCAACCCGGCGAAGTTCGCCGTCGCCGGCGCGGCGATGGCCGCGGGACTGGTGGCTCTGGACTCGGGGCTGACCGACGCAATATTCCTTGGCCATGTGCTGGCTTTGGCCGTGGTAGTGATGGCCCTGTGCTGGGTGCTGAAGATGCATGCCTTGCGCCTGGGAGTGCTGGGCTGGACGGCCGCAGCGATGGGCCTGTACTGGTTGGACCAACATGTCGGTGTTGCCCCACCCGTTGAAACGACGGCGAGTCTCAACGTGCTCTGGTCGACGTTCATCTGGATCCTCTTTGCGATGTTCATCGCCGACGTGCTGCTGAGGGCGGCCCTGAAGCGTTGCGGCGACGAGGCCATTGAGTGCCTGCAGTCGCTGGCGGCGATGGCACTGATGTTCACCTTCACGTACCTGCTGATCGAGGGTCAGTACCACGCTTGGATGGGCCTGTACGCCGCCGGCCTGACGGCGTTCTGCGCAGCCCTGACGATAATGCTGCGCCGGCTCTGGAACAGCGCCCTGATGGGCCAGGTCTTCCTGGCGCAGGCGCTGGTGCTGGCGGCGCTGGCGATTCCCATCCAGTTCGACGGCTCGCTGGTGACGGTCGGCTGGGCGGCCGAGGCCCTGGTCGCGATGGTCCTGGCCAGCCGCCTGAGAGTGTCCATGATCATGCTGATGTCGCTGGCGGTGCTGGCGCTGGCCGTGATCCACTATGCGGCGCTGGACTTCGTCGGCGATGGCGACCTCAACACAGTCCTGTTCAGCGTGACCACGACGCCCCTTTCGCTACGGCTGTTGCTGGGGGTGGGCCTGGCGGGGGTTATCTTCGGCTGCTCCGCCCTGTTGGGGCGCGAGGTGCGCCCCGGCGACAGCGGCAGCGCAGCGGCGCTGGCATTGACGCTTGCGGTTACAGGCGTAATTCTCTTCGACATCGTGACGGCCTTGACGATCCCGGTGCTCTCGGCCACCTGCTGGTGGCTCGCCCTGGCAGCGGCTTTGACGGCGCTGGCGGTCTGGAAGAATTACCAGCGACTGGCTGTGATCGGGGCGCTGGCACTGGCCGCTGTCGCCGCGAAATGGGCCTGCTGCGATACTCTCGCTCGACGCCTGAGCGAAGGGGCCGATGTGGGCGGCATGTTCCTGCTCAATACGCAGTTGCTGCTGGGCCTGGCAACCGCGGCCGCCGTCGCGCTGCTGTGGCACATCCGCAGGCGAGACTGGTCGTGGCTGGGCGCTGTGGTGACGGCCGCAAACCTGCTGGGGGCCTTGCTGGTGGCGTGGGCGGGCTGCTTCGAGGTGGACCGCTGGCTCGCGGCCGGCGGCGGCACAGAGTTCCTCTGGTCACAGGAGATCATGGGCTGGTCGCTGTGGCTGGCGGCGTGGTCGACGATGCTGATCGTGCTGGGCTTTGCCTTCAAGCGGGCCGAGGTGCGCTATCTCGCGCTGGGAATGCTGCTGCTGGCGGTGGTCACGATCCTGGTCCGCATCCTCAAAGACGCCGACACGATCTGGCAGATCCTGAGCTTCATGGGCATGGGCATCCTGCTGGTAGCCGGAGCGTGGATCTACTCGATCAAGTTCCGCCACGCACAGCTACAGGAAGCGGAGAGAAATTAG
- a CDS encoding GNAT family N-acetyltransferase: protein MNVADRDLAAPVRVTLRDGREMTIRLLAGGDGSAIAEFYASIPVEDNRYYIGPSGTTPENARLRAAAADNEFEVALVLDGGDGTIDGEAWYRWEGPDAAKSLFGICLSRRCQNSGAGRAIMTRLLEVAGRHGPAIMTLTVQKENVRAVALYTRLGFQIIREQMRPARPDCPPLPEYYMELQARGARADAPPC from the coding sequence ATGAACGTTGCCGACCGGGACTTGGCGGCGCCTGTGCGGGTGACCTTGCGCGACGGGCGCGAGATGACGATACGGCTGCTGGCCGGCGGCGACGGCTCGGCGATAGCCGAGTTCTACGCGTCAATCCCGGTGGAGGATAACCGCTACTACATCGGTCCCTCGGGGACGACGCCCGAGAACGCGCGCCTTCGGGCCGCGGCGGCTGACAACGAGTTTGAGGTGGCGCTGGTGCTCGACGGCGGCGACGGGACGATCGACGGCGAGGCGTGGTATCGCTGGGAAGGGCCCGACGCGGCGAAAAGCCTGTTCGGCATCTGCCTCAGTCGCCGGTGCCAGAACAGCGGCGCAGGGCGGGCGATCATGACGCGGCTGCTCGAAGTCGCCGGCCGCCACGGACCGGCAATCATGACCCTGACGGTGCAGAAAGAGAACGTCCGCGCCGTGGCGCTGTATACCCGACTGGGCTTTCAGATCATCCGCGAGCAGATGCGCCCGGCGCGGCCGGACTGCCCGCCCCTGCCCGAATATTACATGGAACTCCAGGCCCGCGGCGCTCGGGCGGACGCCCCACCATGCTGA
- a CDS encoding HEAT repeat domain-containing protein gives MIELRWGVSELIAQRRFWLLLAAVIVAGVLVFIFAGGGSGDEIDSLRESANIPALAEIVKSAPPEKARRALWAISQVGGPEAAKPLHEATQAPDWKVREVAVLTLPIVTRRKHIDELADLLKNDPAPQVRAAAATALGQVYACKKVPELVDSLSDKDPLVQQQAKWAVVRICGVEPGYESPAEAAKHQQKYYTSYWNIYGKTITRYHEVHNKR, from the coding sequence ATGATTGAACTACGCTGGGGGGTTTCTGAGTTGATCGCCCAGCGGAGGTTCTGGCTGTTGCTGGCGGCGGTGATCGTGGCAGGGGTGCTCGTGTTCATTTTCGCCGGCGGCGGCAGTGGCGACGAGATAGACTCCCTTCGTGAATCGGCCAATATTCCCGCCCTGGCAGAGATCGTCAAGTCAGCGCCGCCCGAAAAGGCGCGCCGCGCGTTGTGGGCCATCAGTCAGGTGGGCGGCCCCGAGGCGGCCAAACCGCTGCACGAGGCGACCCAGGCCCCGGACTGGAAGGTGCGCGAGGTGGCGGTGCTGACCCTGCCGATCGTGACGCGGCGAAAGCACATCGACGAACTGGCGGACTTGCTCAAAAACGACCCGGCGCCGCAGGTTCGGGCTGCGGCCGCTACCGCCTTGGGGCAAGTTTACGCCTGCAAAAAGGTTCCCGAGCTGGTCGATTCCCTCAGCGACAAAGACCCGCTGGTTCAGCAGCAGGCCAAGTGGGCCGTTGTTCGGATCTGCGGCGTCGAGCCGGGATACGAGTCGCCCGCCGAGGCGGCCAAGCACCAGCAGAAATACTACACGTCATACTGGAATATCTACGGCAAGACCATCACGCGCTACCACGAAGTACACAATAAACGCTGA
- a CDS encoding DNRLRE domain-containing protein: protein MLRLTAVAIVAAFAASPVLAQEAPAHKTDWLYNARWGVMYHFSSGQRSGKLQTKEDWNKCVNGFDVKGLVKQLKDVGAGYLLITAAHYGNGLCPHKLLDDGKFPTRDLVPELSDELTKNGMRLMLYYPTFMGDADGVAKNIEIIAELSKRYGKKVSGWWLDNNCGDETRQKALAEAARSGNPDALIAFSPPKGNQRNSPFEDYTAGNNASAGTVSCTERFIQGLQWHTLTLIGKNWGGNDKDHGAPRQGMSPAKAASITVQHVNGGGVITWDCSWEMNGLIREDVLACLKAIGEAARGCKRDTPAAKGITAGGAAAAAAAKTEWLFNARWGVSALYNTDKAANDAAAWEAAVKDFDVKGLVKQLVDLKAGYVIFAGRRPGALPLAPEMRNGKPFPSRDVVAELADELAANKIYLILQMPCGNEADVKTIAEASKRYGKKVAAWWIENQDVTEELAKSLAAAARSGNPDALLTLSGGTPHSRKSPIEDFTNGQEMNAGGLECESRIVQGLQWHTLAFLGYRRSDKWKAGGYEPYKVAEITSKIVIPGGVISWRTYLTPKGLIGEGDIPCLAAAGKNATEAKREVKLVEDKLPNNPVLGPPPENAAATTLVHTRARAISAKMDWFPERQDSLGVLIGCGQTHMHFVRSQLLFDLSKVDKSKPLLQARLYLYFKGQAVGNPTSERNQLSITRFLNEIPDRDYRWYLANYAREGQQMQYLVKEGMLEVDVTEIVKAWLGGATNGGFRMSTADLGAAWQRFSMTWHAFDSEPYEAKDHPNGPRLVIYQKK from the coding sequence ATGCTCCGTCTGACTGCTGTTGCCATCGTGGCGGCCTTTGCCGCCTCGCCCGTGCTGGCCCAGGAAGCCCCTGCTCACAAAACCGACTGGCTTTACAATGCCCGCTGGGGCGTGATGTATCACTTTTCCTCAGGCCAGCGCTCCGGAAAGCTCCAGACCAAGGAAGACTGGAACAAGTGCGTCAACGGTTTCGACGTCAAGGGCCTCGTCAAGCAGCTCAAGGACGTCGGGGCGGGCTATCTGCTGATCACGGCCGCCCATTACGGCAACGGTCTGTGCCCGCACAAACTGCTCGACGACGGCAAGTTCCCCACTCGCGACCTGGTGCCCGAGCTGTCGGACGAGTTGACCAAGAACGGCATGCGCCTGATGCTGTACTACCCCACGTTCATGGGCGATGCCGACGGCGTGGCCAAGAACATCGAGATCATCGCCGAGCTGTCCAAGCGGTACGGCAAGAAGGTCAGCGGATGGTGGCTCGACAACAACTGCGGCGACGAGACCCGCCAGAAGGCCCTGGCCGAGGCCGCCCGCAGCGGAAACCCCGACGCCCTGATCGCCTTCAGCCCGCCCAAGGGCAACCAGCGCAACAGCCCATTCGAGGACTACACCGCAGGCAACAACGCCTCGGCCGGCACCGTGAGCTGCACCGAGCGGTTCATCCAGGGGTTGCAGTGGCACACGCTGACGCTGATCGGCAAGAACTGGGGCGGCAACGACAAGGACCACGGCGCTCCGCGCCAGGGCATGTCGCCGGCTAAGGCCGCCTCGATCACCGTCCAGCACGTCAACGGCGGCGGCGTGATTACCTGGGACTGTTCGTGGGAGATGAACGGTCTCATCCGAGAGGACGTGCTGGCGTGCCTCAAGGCCATCGGCGAAGCGGCCCGGGGATGCAAACGCGACACGCCGGCGGCCAAGGGCATCACCGCCGGCGGCGCCGCCGCGGCGGCTGCGGCGAAAACCGAGTGGCTCTTCAACGCCCGCTGGGGCGTCTCGGCGCTGTACAACACCGACAAAGCCGCCAATGACGCCGCCGCCTGGGAAGCGGCCGTCAAGGACTTCGACGTCAAGGGGCTCGTCAAGCAACTGGTGGACCTCAAGGCCGGGTACGTCATTTTTGCCGGTCGCCGCCCCGGCGCCCTGCCCCTGGCGCCCGAGATGCGCAACGGCAAGCCCTTCCCCTCGCGCGACGTGGTCGCCGAACTGGCCGACGAACTGGCGGCCAATAAGATCTATCTGATCCTGCAGATGCCCTGTGGAAACGAGGCGGACGTCAAGACCATCGCCGAAGCCTCCAAGCGCTACGGCAAGAAGGTTGCCGCCTGGTGGATCGAGAACCAGGACGTGACGGAGGAGCTGGCCAAGTCGCTGGCGGCCGCGGCGCGGTCGGGCAACCCCGACGCACTGCTGACGCTGTCGGGCGGCACGCCGCACTCGCGAAAGTCGCCCATCGAAGACTTTACCAACGGCCAGGAGATGAACGCCGGCGGACTCGAGTGCGAGTCGCGCATCGTCCAGGGGCTGCAATGGCATACGCTGGCATTCCTGGGCTACCGCCGCAGCGACAAGTGGAAAGCCGGCGGCTATGAGCCCTACAAGGTGGCCGAGATCACCAGCAAGATCGTGATCCCCGGCGGCGTGATCAGTTGGCGCACCTATCTCACGCCCAAAGGGCTGATTGGCGAGGGCGACATTCCCTGCCTGGCCGCGGCGGGCAAGAACGCCACCGAGGCCAAACGCGAGGTCAAGCTCGTCGAGGACAAACTGCCCAACAACCCGGTGCTGGGACCGCCGCCGGAGAATGCGGCCGCCACCACACTGGTACACACCCGAGCGCGGGCCATCAGTGCCAAGATGGACTGGTTCCCCGAGCGCCAGGACAGCCTGGGCGTCCTCATCGGCTGCGGGCAGACGCACATGCACTTCGTCCGCTCGCAACTGCTGTTCGACCTGTCCAAGGTTGACAAGAGCAAACCGCTCCTTCAGGCTCGGCTGTACCTGTACTTCAAGGGCCAAGCCGTCGGCAACCCCACCAGCGAGCGAAACCAACTGAGCATCACCCGCTTTCTCAACGAGATCCCCGACCGCGACTATCGCTGGTATCTGGCCAACTACGCCCGCGAAGGCCAGCAGATGCAGTACCTGGTCAAGGAGGGCATGCTGGAAGTGGACGTGACGGAGATCGTCAAGGCCTGGCTCGGCGGGGCCACCAACGGCGGATTCCGAATGTCCACCGCCGATCTGGGCGCCGCCTGGCAACGGTTCTCGATGACCTGGCACGCCTTCGACAGCGAACCCTATGAGGCCAAAGACCATCCCAACGGACCGCGACTGGTGATTTACCAGAAGAAATAG
- a CDS encoding sulfatase-like hydrolase/transferase produces MNTKPNILFILSDQHNAKYLGAAGHPHVLTPNLDRMAARGVRFDAAVAQNTICTPSRVCQLSGQYCHNHGYYALLGPRPAGLPTVLGHFRKSGYHTAFVGKSHGPEYWIEDDCDEFHDTTDCAIGGRSKEFLTYLKGRGVDITADFKPDADNAPSVIEYEDSEEGWGSRKTIDIIKRAAAGDKPFFMAFWPPKPHGPYTPAKRFWDLYDRSKLTLPPNANYDLAAAGKSPLMQSVTNWVRDKSADYDGDRWNKLQGYLGNVSQIDQCVGDVLAFLDESGLAENTIVVYCADHGDYGCEHGPNEKVPGICTDAVTRVPMIWQWPGHLKAAHLAKDVVETVDIVPTLCSLAGVAPLQTADGRDISAMLAGEAGDPERLGVTEYPLSKSVRKGQWRLVYYPHGYFADTKMQVLHPENNAPDARALEGLSTDRTFAFGELYDLKNDPWEMKNLYFDPAYQHIVQQLQRELMDWLMYTTRPVTMQSPTDIAGDQVTRRYTLPINADGKLPYPQFRLGLGGPHL; encoded by the coding sequence GTGAATACCAAACCAAACATCCTTTTCATCCTCTCCGACCAGCACAACGCCAAGTACCTCGGGGCGGCCGGCCACCCGCACGTGCTGACGCCCAACCTCGACCGGATGGCCGCCCGCGGCGTGAGATTCGACGCCGCCGTCGCGCAGAACACCATTTGCACGCCCAGCCGCGTCTGCCAGCTCTCCGGGCAGTACTGCCACAACCACGGCTATTACGCCCTGCTGGGCCCGCGACCGGCGGGGCTGCCCACCGTGCTGGGGCACTTCCGCAAGAGCGGCTACCACACGGCCTTCGTCGGCAAGAGCCACGGACCGGAGTACTGGATCGAGGACGACTGCGACGAGTTCCACGACACCACCGATTGCGCCATCGGCGGGCGCAGCAAGGAGTTCCTGACGTACCTCAAGGGCCGCGGCGTGGATATCACCGCCGACTTCAAGCCCGACGCCGACAATGCCCCCTCGGTAATTGAATACGAAGACAGCGAGGAGGGCTGGGGCTCGCGAAAGACCATCGACATCATCAAACGAGCCGCCGCCGGGGACAAACCGTTCTTCATGGCCTTCTGGCCGCCCAAGCCGCACGGGCCCTACACGCCCGCCAAACGCTTCTGGGACCTCTACGACCGCTCGAAGCTCACCCTGCCGCCCAATGCCAACTACGACCTGGCCGCGGCGGGCAAGAGCCCGCTGATGCAGAGCGTGACCAACTGGGTTCGCGACAAGTCCGCCGACTACGACGGCGACCGCTGGAACAAGCTCCAGGGATACCTGGGCAACGTCTCGCAGATCGACCAGTGCGTCGGCGACGTGCTGGCGTTCCTGGACGAAAGCGGTCTGGCCGAGAACACCATCGTCGTCTACTGCGCCGACCACGGCGACTACGGCTGCGAGCACGGACCCAACGAGAAGGTGCCCGGCATCTGCACCGACGCGGTGACGCGCGTACCGATGATCTGGCAGTGGCCGGGCCATCTCAAGGCCGCCCACCTGGCCAAGGACGTGGTCGAGACAGTGGACATCGTCCCCACGCTGTGCAGCCTGGCCGGCGTGGCGCCGCTGCAGACCGCCGACGGGCGCGACATCTCGGCGATGCTCGCCGGGGAGGCCGGCGACCCCGAGCGCCTGGGCGTGACGGAGTATCCGCTGAGCAAGTCCGTCCGCAAAGGGCAGTGGCGGTTGGTGTACTATCCGCACGGATATTTCGCAGACACGAAGATGCAGGTTCTGCATCCGGAGAACAACGCCCCCGATGCGCGGGCGCTGGAGGGTCTGTCGACCGACCGCACGTTCGCCTTCGGCGAGCTGTACGACCTCAAGAACGATCCGTGGGAGATGAAGAATCTGTACTTCGACCCGGCGTATCAGCACATCGTGCAGCAGCTCCAGCGCGAGCTGATGGACTGGCTGATGTACACCACGCGCCCCGTGACGATGCAGAGCCCCACCGACATCGCCGGCGACCAGGTCACCCGCCGCTACACCCTGCCGATCAACGCCGACGGTAAGCTCCCCTACCCCCAGTTCCGCCTGGGCCTGGGCGGCCCGCATCTGTAG